One window of the Methylovirgula sp. HY1 genome contains the following:
- the nifH gene encoding nitrogenase iron protein: MRQIAFYGKGGIGKSTTSQNTLACLAQDGHKILIVGCDPKADSTRLILHSKAQDTILSLAAAAGSVEDLEIEDVMKVGYLDIRCVESGGPEPGVGCAGRGVITSINFLEENGAYEDVDYVSYDVLGDVVCGGFAMPIRENKAQEIYIVMSGEMMAMYAANNISKGILKYANSGGVRLGALVCNERQTDKELELAEELAKKLGTFLIHFVPRDNIVQHAELRRMTVVEYAPDSKQADEYRTLSRKIHANKGNGIIPTPITMDELEDMLMQFGIMKQVDESQVGLTAEQMSA, translated from the coding sequence ATGCGCCAGATTGCGTTCTACGGTAAGGGAGGTATTGGCAAGTCCACCACCTCGCAAAATACCCTCGCCTGCCTCGCTCAGGACGGTCACAAGATCCTCATCGTCGGCTGCGACCCCAAGGCTGACTCGACCCGCCTCATCCTGCACAGCAAGGCGCAGGACACCATCCTCAGCCTCGCCGCTGCCGCTGGTTCGGTCGAAGACCTCGAGATCGAAGACGTCATGAAGGTCGGCTACCTCGACATCCGTTGCGTCGAGTCGGGCGGCCCGGAGCCGGGCGTTGGCTGCGCCGGCCGCGGCGTTATCACCTCGATCAACTTCCTCGAGGAGAACGGCGCTTACGAAGACGTTGACTACGTTTCTTATGACGTGCTCGGCGACGTGGTCTGCGGCGGTTTCGCCATGCCGATCCGTGAGAACAAGGCTCAGGAAATCTACATCGTCATGTCGGGCGAGATGATGGCCATGTATGCGGCCAACAACATCTCCAAGGGCATTCTGAAGTATGCCAACTCGGGCGGCGTCCGCCTCGGCGCGCTCGTCTGCAACGAGCGTCAGACCGACAAGGAACTCGAGCTGGCTGAAGAGCTCGCCAAGAAGCTTGGCACGTTCCTCATCCACTTCGTGCCGCGCGACAACATCGTTCAGCACGCCGAGCTGCGCCGCATGACGGTCGTGGAATACGCTCCCGACTCCAAGCAGGCCGACGAGTATCGCACGCTTTCGCGCAAGATCCATGCGAACAAGGGCAACGGCATCATCCCGACCCCGATCACCATGGACGAGCTCGAAGACATGCTGATGCAGTTCGGCATCATGAAGCAGGTCGACGAGAGCCAGGTCGGCCTGACCGCCGAGCAGATGTCGGCGTAA
- a CDS encoding rhodanese-like domain-containing protein — translation MNAPIPPKANAADVILAYHKRTKHSLERFAAGPETLDWDAQPNPFREFSGAEKVLLPLSAESFSTSFGALYETNSVPPAPLTRESVGALLQLSMGLSAWKEFGPDRWALRCNPSSGNLHPTEAYVLARGIGGIADGLHHYLSRDHSLERRASLDASTQTGEPRLWLGLSSIHWREAWKYGERGYRYCQLDLGHAIGALRYAAAVLGWKLTMREGLSSQEAATLLGLDRAADFAGGAEKEAPDIVLKVEIGPQVTSLSQTDYGFSAESLAQWSGSANILDRRPMYKWPVIEEASAAALKTAHVAEPTYRANHPGIGAGSPENATGVIFGRRSAQAFDRKARMGSGAFYHLIDRLLARPVPPWDVWTYAPRLHPVFFVHRVDGLEPGVYILVRHPDAEMRLRQAMRKEFLWQRPEHVPEQLNFYRLFAGDCTKFSRTLHCHQAIGNDACFALGMLAEFEPLVRAEPWRYNQLHWEAGLIGQVLYLEAETLGFRGTGIGCYFDDTFHEILGLTDASFASLYHFTVGVALTDTRITTLPPYANRSETTATPAGSETGVPRMSEEPAFERVNVDFARDLINNAEPLILDTRDIGSYENGHIDGAEFVNDSNIGNFLMSTPKDKPVLIYCYHGNASQVRAQTFTDFRFKKVYSLDGGFEGWVKAQR, via the coding sequence GTGAACGCGCCCATCCCTCCCAAGGCGAATGCGGCCGACGTCATCCTCGCCTATCATAAGCGGACAAAACATTCCCTCGAACGCTTTGCCGCTGGGCCGGAAACCCTCGATTGGGATGCTCAGCCGAACCCATTCCGGGAGTTTTCCGGCGCTGAAAAAGTGCTGCTGCCACTGAGCGCGGAGAGTTTTTCGACAAGCTTCGGCGCGCTCTATGAGACGAACAGCGTGCCGCCGGCACCGCTCACACGAGAGTCCGTCGGCGCCCTTCTCCAATTGTCGATGGGCCTTTCGGCCTGGAAGGAATTCGGCCCCGATCGCTGGGCGCTGCGCTGCAATCCTTCGAGCGGCAATCTGCATCCGACGGAAGCCTATGTGCTCGCCCGTGGAATTGGCGGCATCGCCGATGGCCTGCACCATTATCTCAGCCGCGATCACAGCCTCGAACGCCGCGCCAGCCTTGATGCAAGCACGCAAACCGGCGAGCCGCGGCTTTGGCTGGGTCTTTCCTCGATCCATTGGCGTGAGGCCTGGAAATATGGCGAGCGCGGCTATCGCTATTGCCAGCTCGATCTCGGCCATGCGATCGGCGCCCTGCGCTATGCGGCAGCCGTGCTCGGCTGGAAACTCACGATGCGCGAAGGCCTCTCAAGCCAAGAGGCCGCGACGCTGCTCGGCCTCGACCGTGCCGCCGATTTCGCCGGCGGCGCGGAGAAGGAAGCGCCAGACATTGTGCTGAAGGTCGAGATCGGACCGCAGGTCACGTCATTGTCGCAAACCGACTATGGCTTTTCTGCCGAGAGCCTGGCGCAATGGAGCGGAAGCGCCAATATTCTCGATCGCCGGCCGATGTACAAATGGCCGGTCATCGAAGAGGCGTCCGCCGCGGCGCTCAAGACGGCGCATGTCGCGGAACCGACCTATCGCGCCAATCATCCGGGTATCGGTGCCGGCTCGCCGGAAAATGCGACAGGTGTCATTTTCGGCCGGCGCAGCGCCCAAGCCTTCGACCGCAAGGCACGAATGGGCAGCGGCGCCTTCTATCACCTCATCGACCGCCTGCTGGCGCGGCCGGTACCCCCTTGGGATGTGTGGACCTATGCACCCAGGCTGCACCCGGTGTTCTTCGTCCACCGGGTCGACGGGTTGGAGCCGGGCGTCTACATTCTCGTCCGTCATCCCGACGCCGAGATGCGGCTGCGCCAGGCGATGCGCAAGGAATTCCTCTGGCAGCGTCCCGAGCACGTGCCGGAGCAATTGAACTTCTATCGGCTGTTTGCCGGCGACTGCACAAAATTTTCTCGGACGTTGCACTGCCACCAGGCGATCGGCAATGACGCTTGTTTCGCGCTCGGCATGCTCGCCGAATTCGAGCCGCTCGTGCGCGCCGAGCCTTGGCGCTACAACCAGCTACATTGGGAAGCCGGCCTGATCGGCCAGGTGCTCTATCTCGAAGCCGAGACACTCGGCTTTCGCGGCACCGGCATCGGCTGCTATTTCGACGACACGTTCCACGAAATTCTCGGGCTCACCGATGCGAGCTTCGCCTCGCTCTATCATTTCACCGTCGGCGTCGCCCTCACCGACACACGCATCACCACTTTGCCGCCTTATGCCAATCGGTCGGAGACGACCGCGACGCCGGCCGGCAGCGAAACTGGAGTTCCCCGCATGAGCGAAGAACCGGCATTCGAACGGGTCAATGTCGATTTTGCCCGCGATCTGATCAATAACGCCGAACCGCTGATCCTCGACACGCGCGACATCGGCTCTTACGAAAACGGCCATATCGACGGCGCGGAATTCGTGAACGATTCGAACATCGGGAATTTCCTGATGTCGACTCCGAAGGATAAGCCGGTGCTGATCTATTGCTATCACGGCAATGCGAGCCAGGTGCGGGCGCAGACCTTCACCGATTTTCGCTTCAAGAAAGTCTATAGTCTCGACGGTGGCTTTGAAGGCTGGGTCAAGGCTCAGCGCTAA
- a CDS encoding pentapeptide repeat-containing protein gives MLHIESVGITSFDLYRNVAAWISGFEALLEQALDDAAGAMTAADPSEWALSLIPDLDMARRYASIERWRRGVAEWRRWAVEVRALRSQVISDARAGRLLDWLAFADFSGHDFRQAVDFSAVDLPAGASFAAAQFLSDAWFSGARFGGPANFRKARFAGTGLFEDCWFEGHADFTDARFAKSVRFTSSVAMRGMSARNASFGKDAWLRSCQFFGPVDYAQARFAGEAGFGNCYYGCSVDFSEADFGDNAGFEYAIFSDKADFEHASFGRHARFQQSRFSKPPRFKAARFFGTCHFDDAMIPVLERPVAAGIDKIERWLRES, from the coding sequence ATGCTCCACATCGAAAGCGTCGGCATCACAAGTTTTGATCTTTACCGCAACGTTGCGGCTTGGATCAGCGGCTTTGAAGCGCTGCTGGAACAGGCGCTCGACGATGCCGCCGGGGCTATGACCGCGGCCGATCCAAGTGAATGGGCTCTTTCCCTAATTCCTGATCTCGATATGGCGCGGCGGTACGCCAGCATCGAACGCTGGCGGCGCGGCGTCGCCGAATGGCGGCGCTGGGCGGTTGAAGTGCGCGCCTTGCGGTCGCAAGTGATCAGCGATGCCCGCGCTGGACGGCTCTTGGATTGGCTCGCTTTCGCTGATTTCTCCGGTCATGATTTTCGGCAGGCGGTCGATTTCAGCGCCGTCGATTTGCCGGCGGGGGCATCTTTTGCCGCTGCGCAATTCCTCTCCGACGCATGGTTCTCCGGCGCCCGTTTCGGCGGCCCTGCAAATTTTCGTAAAGCACGCTTTGCCGGCACCGGACTTTTCGAGGACTGCTGGTTCGAAGGTCATGCAGATTTTACCGATGCGCGTTTTGCCAAATCGGTACGCTTCACGTCATCCGTTGCGATGCGTGGCATGTCGGCACGCAACGCCTCCTTCGGCAAGGACGCTTGGCTGCGATCTTGCCAATTTTTCGGGCCGGTCGATTACGCACAAGCGCGATTTGCTGGAGAAGCAGGCTTCGGAAATTGTTATTACGGATGCAGCGTCGATTTTTCAGAGGCCGACTTCGGCGACAATGCCGGCTTTGAATATGCGATATTCTCCGACAAGGCTGATTTCGAACACGCCTCCTTCGGCCGCCATGCGCGTTTTCAGCAATCGCGGTTTTCGAAGCCGCCGCGGTTTAAGGCAGCGCGCTTTTTCGGCACCTGCCACTTCGACGATGCGATGATCCCGGTCCTCGAGCGGCCGGTCGCTGCGGGGATCGACAAGATCGAGCGGTGGCTGCGAGAGTCATGA
- a CDS encoding ArsC/Spx/MgsR family protein, whose amino-acid sequence MAYVIFYEKPGCANNARQKTLLTAAGHRLELHNLLTEPWTRERLQEFFGARPVAEWFNRAAPRVKSGEIDPTQIAAATALTLMLEDPILIRRPLIEAAGRKTVGFDTALIDAWIGLSAPQAEGVDLETCQRRPSADQQRNHPSDAADTTGVQ is encoded by the coding sequence ATGGCTTATGTGATTTTCTATGAAAAGCCCGGCTGCGCCAATAATGCGCGGCAAAAGACGCTGTTGACCGCTGCCGGTCACAGGCTCGAACTGCACAACCTTCTCACCGAACCCTGGACCCGTGAGCGGCTGCAGGAGTTTTTCGGCGCGAGGCCCGTTGCCGAATGGTTCAACCGAGCTGCGCCGCGGGTCAAATCCGGCGAAATCGATCCCACGCAGATCGCTGCCGCGACGGCGCTGACTTTGATGCTGGAAGATCCGATCCTGATCCGCCGGCCGCTTATCGAAGCCGCGGGACGCAAGACTGTCGGCTTCGACACCGCTTTGATCGACGCATGGATCGGCCTTTCCGCTCCTCAGGCCGAGGGCGTCGATCTCGAAACCTGCCAGCGGCGGCCGTCCGCCGACCAACAGCGAAATCATCCCTCGGACGCGGCCGATACGACAGGTGTCCAGTGA
- a CDS encoding sterol desaturase family protein, with product MTSGTDQSPAKSVNDPAFLCASPRLFENPLLDKLSRVHWSIPLFVYVPFVILLAVLSLRTYSVAMVVAAALVGYFVWTLIEYFGHRYLFHAALPGAWGERLHFLIHGVHHVHPSDPLRLVMPPLLSAPIMLIALLVTRVVFGLPLGYPFLMGFIIGYLGYDMVHYYVHHAEPKTRLGVTLRRLHMLHHFRDPETAYGVSAPWWDYVFKTQYAGPR from the coding sequence ATGACATCTGGCACCGACCAATCTCCCGCCAAGAGTGTGAATGATCCCGCCTTCCTATGCGCGTCGCCGCGGCTTTTCGAGAATCCGCTGCTCGACAAGCTTTCGCGCGTGCATTGGTCGATCCCGCTTTTCGTCTATGTTCCTTTTGTCATTCTGCTCGCTGTCCTGAGCTTGCGTACCTATAGCGTGGCGATGGTCGTCGCCGCGGCACTCGTCGGCTATTTCGTCTGGACCCTCATCGAATATTTCGGCCACCGCTATTTGTTTCATGCCGCATTGCCCGGCGCCTGGGGCGAGCGGCTGCATTTTCTGATCCACGGCGTCCATCACGTTCATCCGAGCGATCCGCTGCGTCTCGTGATGCCACCGTTGTTGAGCGCGCCCATCATGCTGATCGCGCTCTTGGTCACGCGCGTCGTCTTCGGCCTGCCCTTGGGCTATCCGTTTTTGATGGGCTTCATCATCGGCTATCTCGGCTATGACATGGTGCATTATTATGTGCATCACGCCGAGCCCAAGACACGCCTCGGCGTGACCTTGCGCCGGCTGCATATGCTGCACCATTTTCGCGATCCGGAAACCGCCTATGGCGTCAGCGCACCGTGGTGGGATTACGTCTTCAAGACGCAATATGCCGGGCCGCGTTGA
- a CDS encoding glycosyltransferase — MNLALFASWLGAVWWSAALAMLLFTSVGALLQPWLQARRAKNSHTPPVSAILPVKLHNPGFEEAQGSIFTQHYPGYEVLFSAAEASSPVLDLAQSLKRAHPHIDSRIMQSHCDTAVSPKLNTLAAPLAAAAHDFILTKDSNIIFEPETMAAYMQNFTPGVGLVVGVPIAERPDGLAGHIEAFLINGHARLLLTASALGLGFGVGKAMLFKRSDLAHAGGFEAMAYTLAEDTAISEGLAAIGLRTVFAHKPLRQIIGWRSLRDIYDRQLRWSVIRRAHTPASFPLEPVVSALPAAVAAAFAAPLLGLSAGVGFGLTLLGWLCCETLVAWLKGWEVSLLSPVAFAGREILALAAWARAWTTDDVVWANGRFDVFTGAQGVVPEAVLALPRESAGAE; from the coding sequence ATGAATTTAGCATTGTTCGCGTCTTGGCTCGGGGCCGTCTGGTGGAGTGCGGCTTTGGCCATGCTTCTCTTCACCAGTGTGGGCGCCTTGCTGCAGCCCTGGTTGCAGGCGCGACGTGCCAAGAATTCTCACACACCGCCGGTCTCGGCGATCCTGCCGGTCAAACTTCACAATCCGGGTTTCGAAGAAGCGCAGGGGTCGATCTTCACCCAGCATTATCCAGGCTATGAGGTGCTGTTCAGCGCCGCGGAGGCGAGTTCGCCCGTGCTCGATCTCGCGCAAAGCCTGAAGCGCGCGCATCCGCACATAGACTCACGCATCATGCAATCGCATTGCGATACGGCAGTGAGCCCCAAGCTCAATACATTGGCGGCGCCGCTCGCTGCTGCCGCGCATGATTTCATCTTGACCAAGGATTCAAACATCATCTTCGAGCCGGAGACGATGGCCGCCTATATGCAAAATTTCACGCCGGGCGTCGGACTTGTCGTCGGCGTGCCGATCGCCGAACGCCCCGACGGTCTCGCCGGCCATATCGAAGCTTTTCTCATCAACGGCCACGCGCGCCTGCTGCTGACGGCTTCCGCCTTGGGCCTGGGCTTCGGCGTCGGCAAGGCCATGCTCTTCAAACGCAGCGATCTCGCGCATGCCGGCGGCTTCGAGGCGATGGCCTATACGCTGGCGGAAGATACGGCGATTTCCGAGGGGCTCGCGGCGATTGGGCTGAGGACGGTCTTTGCGCATAAGCCGCTGCGGCAAATCATCGGCTGGCGCAGCCTGCGGGACATCTATGACCGCCAGCTCCGTTGGAGCGTGATAAGACGGGCTCACACGCCGGCGAGCTTTCCGCTGGAGCCGGTGGTGAGCGCTTTGCCTGCGGCAGTCGCCGCGGCTTTCGCCGCACCGCTTCTTGGCCTATCGGCCGGGGTCGGTTTCGGACTTACCTTGCTCGGCTGGCTTTGTTGCGAAACCCTCGTCGCCTGGCTGAAGGGCTGGGAAGTGTCGCTGCTGTCGCCCGTCGCCTTCGCCGGCCGCGAAATCCTAGCGCTCGCCGCTTGGGCGCGGGCATGGACGACGGATGATGTCGTTTGGGCGAATGGCCGCTTCGACGTCTTCACAGGCGCGCAAGGTGTGGTGCCGGAAGCCGTTCTCGCACTTCCGCGCGAAAGCGCCGGGGCCGAGTAG
- a CDS encoding IS5 family transposase: MPWNEADRLKYDVIRARYSSDMSDEEFELIAPLLPRPKRRGRKPTDPREILNAMFYLIRCGCPWRLLPKDFPPFTTVQNHFYAWRDNGLWTQIVCILVMNARESEGREASPTAVIVDSQSVKTTEAGGPRGFDAGKKVKGRKRHIAVDMLGLPIESQVTPAAVQDRDALAPILGEVHRKSPFVSMCFVDGGYKGDEAQRAAYEASRISITVVERSDKRVAGFVVLPKRWVVERTLGWINRARRLAKDFEATIESSLAWLLIALAFLLMRRLARLSPQPT; this comes from the coding sequence ATGCCGTGGAACGAGGCCGATCGACTGAAGTATGATGTGATCCGCGCACGTTATTCAAGTGACATGTCTGACGAGGAATTTGAATTGATTGCTCCGCTTCTGCCGCGGCCCAAGCGGCGAGGTCGGAAGCCAACCGATCCGCGCGAGATACTGAACGCCATGTTCTATTTGATCCGCTGCGGTTGCCCGTGGCGGCTTCTGCCCAAGGATTTCCCGCCTTTCACCACGGTGCAGAACCACTTCTACGCGTGGCGCGACAACGGTCTTTGGACGCAGATCGTCTGCATTCTGGTCATGAACGCCCGCGAGAGCGAAGGCCGGGAAGCCTCGCCTACCGCGGTCATCGTCGACAGCCAATCGGTGAAAACAACCGAGGCCGGCGGGCCGCGCGGCTTCGACGCCGGCAAAAAGGTCAAGGGACGCAAACGGCATATTGCGGTCGATATGCTCGGATTGCCGATCGAAAGTCAGGTCACGCCCGCCGCTGTCCAGGACCGCGACGCGCTCGCCCCTATACTCGGCGAGGTTCATCGCAAAAGCCCTTTTGTAAGCATGTGCTTCGTCGACGGCGGCTACAAAGGCGACGAAGCCCAACGAGCCGCCTATGAAGCCAGTCGAATCTCCATCACCGTCGTCGAGCGCTCGGACAAGCGCGTCGCGGGGTTCGTCGTGCTGCCGAAGCGCTGGGTGGTCGAGAGGACGCTAGGCTGGATCAACCGAGCGCGCCGCCTCGCCAAGGACTTCGAGGCGACCATCGAATCGTCACTGGCTTGGCTCCTCATCGCTCTCGCCTTCCTGCTCATGCGCAGGCTGGCAAGGCTCTCTCCTCAACCCACGTAA
- a CDS encoding ATP-dependent endonuclease, which produces MQDFGVRKENNWIFGGVSIGGNFEGFFQTSGLSSLERVLVSQLTTAQRLSLTNAPNTIDFRSEPKTHPLHHLYRDGRKRHQLLQWFKRAFGTEIAIDMLAGRVVPLHVGDGAEPRGSEHVTDDSYLERLRLLPRLDEQGDGMKSFVGMLLNILYGHHDIIFLDEPEAFLHPPQARLLGTFLGRERPANVQIFVATHSADFIRGALESSDPHLRIARICRQNDIGQITELATGEIERSWSDPVLRFSNVIDGLFHEKVVVCEADGDCRFYAAITEALRNPENHPYLRDVMFVQAGGKGGIPKLVAALKALAVPVSAVVDFDVFRQIEQLDAIIAALGGKSAEYDDDIRAVRENINKLGSRPNAREIKEEIGKLLSELDDGASELPRQLEKKLRDAIKAPPGWARAKTTGLGILDRDTKPRGQTLLERFKRIGLFVVPVGEIESFESNQTATKNDWVAAVLEAHRQDMATASSLSEARAFVGGFIAKE; this is translated from the coding sequence TTGCAAGATTTTGGAGTAAGAAAGGAAAATAATTGGATATTTGGAGGAGTAAGTATAGGCGGCAACTTTGAAGGTTTTTTTCAAACAAGCGGCTTATCAAGCCTAGAGCGGGTTTTGGTGTCGCAGCTAACAACAGCGCAGCGGCTCAGCCTTACAAATGCACCAAACACGATTGATTTCCGAAGTGAACCAAAAACCCATCCTTTACACCATTTGTACAGAGACGGTCGCAAACGGCATCAACTTCTGCAGTGGTTCAAACGTGCGTTTGGTACAGAGATCGCCATCGATATGCTGGCAGGCAGGGTAGTTCCTTTGCATGTCGGCGACGGAGCCGAGCCGAGAGGTTCGGAACATGTTACTGACGATTCGTATCTCGAAAGACTAAGATTACTGCCTCGCCTCGATGAGCAAGGCGACGGCATGAAGAGCTTCGTGGGAATGCTCCTGAACATTTTGTATGGCCATCATGACATTATCTTCCTTGATGAACCTGAAGCTTTTCTGCACCCTCCCCAAGCTCGATTACTCGGCACGTTCTTGGGGCGAGAGCGGCCTGCTAATGTGCAGATTTTCGTCGCGACACATAGCGCCGACTTCATCAGAGGTGCGCTGGAAAGCTCGGACCCACATCTGCGGATTGCTCGTATCTGCCGTCAGAATGATATTGGACAGATAACAGAGTTGGCGACGGGAGAGATTGAGCGCTCGTGGTCTGACCCAGTCCTGCGCTTTTCTAATGTTATTGATGGTCTCTTCCACGAAAAGGTGGTGGTCTGTGAAGCAGATGGCGACTGCCGCTTTTATGCGGCCATTACTGAGGCACTCCGTAATCCTGAAAATCATCCGTATCTGCGGGACGTGATGTTTGTGCAAGCTGGAGGGAAGGGCGGCATACCCAAGCTCGTTGCCGCCTTGAAGGCGCTTGCTGTCCCGGTGTCTGCCGTCGTCGACTTCGATGTCTTTCGCCAGATCGAGCAGTTGGATGCTATCATCGCTGCACTTGGTGGAAAGTCTGCAGAGTATGACGATGACATCAGAGCAGTCCGCGAAAACATCAACAAATTAGGTTCGCGGCCGAACGCGCGTGAGATCAAGGAGGAAATTGGAAAGCTGCTCTCGGAACTTGATGACGGCGCGAGTGAGCTGCCGAGACAGCTCGAAAAGAAGCTCAGAGATGCTATCAAAGCGCCGCCAGGATGGGCGCGCGCCAAGACGACTGGATTGGGCATTCTTGATCGGGATACAAAGCCTCGCGGGCAAACGCTGTTAGAACGTTTCAAGCGCATCGGTTTGTTTGTGGTTCCTGTTGGTGAGATCGAGAGTTTTGAAAGCAATCAGACAGCAACCAAAAACGATTGGGTCGCCGCGGTGCTGGAAGCTCATCGACAAGACATGGCAACCGCTTCATCTCTGTCCGAAGCTCGCGCCTTTGTCGGTGGCTTCATCGCTAAAGAGTGA
- a CDS encoding IS5 family transposase, with product MWTEQTRGRMAQIAKKTKRYPSDLTDDEWEGLAPLMPRPGRRGRPREVDFREVINAVRYLVRSGCGWRMLPIHFGPWQTVYGWFRELARRFLFQTIHDMALMLDRERAGREASPSGGVIDSQSVKAPHAKTRGYDAGKKIVGRKRHIAVDTDGRLLMVNLTTADISDSAGAQAILDGIRKRWPWVKHLFADGAYDRLKLMDKAAYLNFVIEIIRRSDDQKGFEVLPRRWVVERTFGWMTRWRRLVRDYEQRIDVSHAMILVAMGGNLVRRNAHP from the coding sequence ATGTGGACAGAACAGACACGTGGGCGGATGGCCCAAATCGCCAAAAAGACGAAGCGGTATCCGTCGGACCTGACGGACGATGAGTGGGAAGGGTTGGCGCCGTTGATGCCCAGGCCTGGGCGTCGAGGCCGTCCCCGAGAAGTTGATTTCCGGGAGGTGATCAACGCGGTGCGCTATCTCGTCCGCTCTGGGTGCGGTTGGCGGATGCTGCCGATCCACTTTGGGCCGTGGCAAACGGTCTACGGCTGGTTTCGCGAGTTGGCCCGGCGCTTCTTGTTTCAGACTATTCACGACATGGCCTTGATGCTGGACCGTGAGCGGGCCGGTCGTGAGGCCAGCCCATCAGGAGGCGTGATTGACAGCCAGTCGGTCAAGGCTCCTCACGCTAAAACAAGGGGGTATGATGCCGGGAAGAAGATCGTCGGGCGCAAGCGCCACATCGCGGTCGATACGGACGGTCGGCTATTGATGGTCAACCTCACCACCGCCGACATCTCCGACAGCGCCGGCGCCCAAGCGATCCTCGACGGCATCCGCAAACGCTGGCCCTGGGTGAAGCACCTGTTCGCTGACGGCGCCTATGATCGGTTGAAGCTGATGGACAAGGCCGCCTACCTCAATTTCGTCATCGAGATCATACGACGATCCGACGATCAGAAGGGTTTCGAGGTCTTGCCCCGACGCTGGGTGGTCGAGAGAACCTTCGGATGGATGACAAGATGGCGCCGCCTCGTGCGTGACTACGAGCAGCGCATCGACGTCTCACATGCCATGATTCTCGTCGCCATGGGCGGAAACCTTGTCCGAAGAAACGCACATCCGTGA
- a CDS encoding response regulator, which translates to MQIGVDNDRRVETKRVFIIDSDGITGTVLKFMLEDDNETHEFATADEAYAGAEKTVYGKSEKAVPHLLIVGVSVLQEKGLDILKDITAHFPDAKIVVAAESNDDALAKQALAKGGGAHGAIVKPYTVETVRRKVDMLLGRLKSEFVQLDDFSF; encoded by the coding sequence ATGCAGATCGGTGTCGACAACGACCGCAGAGTCGAAACCAAGCGTGTTTTCATCATCGACAGCGACGGGATCACCGGTACGGTGCTGAAATTCATGCTCGAGGACGATAATGAAACGCATGAATTCGCCACCGCCGACGAGGCTTATGCCGGCGCGGAAAAGACCGTCTATGGCAAATCCGAGAAGGCAGTCCCGCATTTGCTGATCGTCGGCGTCAGCGTCTTGCAGGAAAAGGGTCTCGACATCCTCAAGGACATCACGGCGCATTTCCCGGATGCGAAGATCGTCGTCGCCGCCGAATCCAACGACGATGCGCTGGCGAAACAGGCGCTTGCCAAGGGTGGCGGCGCGCATGGCGCGATCGTGAAGCCTTATACGGTCGAGACCGTTCGGCGGAAGGTCGATATGCTGCTCGGGCGGCTCAAGAGCGAATTCGTTCAGCTCGACGATTTCTCGTTCTGA
- a CDS encoding rhodanese-like domain-containing protein, whose product MNAVPFRRIGFDIARDVLGKPDILLLDVRDPASFERGHIARAENASPINLGRFLTETPKEKPVLIYCYHGNSSQAYAKAFSESGFGEVYSLDGGYEGWATANARAAAAAPRLSETLKAFLIAQGFPPDDVNAVGKNQMTPLMQAAHLGPAALVAELLAAGARVDAMNSDGSQPLWLACVGDDPEIVALVIKAGADLEHKNVNGSTALMYAASASKAKALMALLEAGADLTYENDGFSALDMAGSRECLDLLRAAQRRLKAAS is encoded by the coding sequence ATGAACGCGGTACCTTTTCGTCGCATTGGCTTCGACATCGCCCGCGATGTTTTGGGCAAACCCGACATTCTGCTGCTCGATGTTCGCGATCCGGCGAGTTTCGAACGCGGACATATTGCGCGTGCCGAGAATGCGAGCCCAATCAATCTTGGCCGTTTTCTCACCGAAACGCCGAAAGAAAAGCCAGTGCTCATCTATTGCTATCACGGCAATTCGAGCCAAGCTTATGCCAAGGCGTTTTCCGAATCCGGATTTGGCGAGGTCTATAGTCTCGACGGTGGCTATGAAGGCTGGGCCACAGCGAATGCGCGTGCAGCCGCCGCCGCACCCAGGCTCAGCGAGACGCTAAAGGCGTTTCTCATTGCGCAAGGATTTCCGCCTGACGACGTCAATGCCGTCGGCAAGAATCAGATGACGCCTTTGATGCAGGCGGCGCATCTGGGACCGGCCGCGCTCGTCGCCGAATTATTGGCCGCTGGTGCCCGCGTCGATGCGATGAACAGCGATGGCTCGCAACCCCTTTGGCTCGCCTGTGTCGGCGATGATCCCGAAATCGTCGCACTTGTGATCAAGGCGGGTGCCGATCTCGAACATAAGAATGTCAATGGCTCGACAGCGCTTATGTATGCGGCTTCCGCCAGCAAGGCGAAGGCGCTCATGGCGCTGCTCGAAGCCGGCGCCGATCTGACTTATGAGAACGACGGTTTCAGCGCGCTCGATATGGCAGGGTCGCGTGAATGCCTCGATCTTTTGCGCGCCGCGCAGCGGCGGCTCAAGGCGGCATCCTGA